A window of the Candida orthopsilosis Co 90-125, chromosome 1 draft sequence genome harbors these coding sequences:
- a CDS encoding Pho8 protein (S. cerevisiae homolog PHO8 has alkaline phosphatase activity, has role in protein and localizes to fungal-type vacuole membrane), which translates to MTNRGERSALLGGDSLIYNNKPKSNFKKNISYILNVVTIITIAILLFRHPSKSENKPKVPSVDPHGKKNIIMMVTDGMGPASLSAARSFRQLRDKLPIDDVLVIDKYLIGSSRTRSSSSLITDSAAGATAFSCGLKSYNGAIGVDSEKTPCGTILEALKLQGYMTGLVVTTRITDATPAAFSSHVDYRFQEDLIAQHQLGEYPFGRAVDLILGGGRCHFVPTANGGCRADKRDLIKEAVNNGWSYAGDRKQFDQLNGGKNVSLPLLGLLANHDIPYDIDRSSKEFPSLAEQVKVALTALQEATRDSDQGFFLLVEGSRIDHAGHHNDPAAQVREVLAYDDAFKEVIDFIDSTDVETVAISTSDHETGGLVTARQVTESYPDYLWYPQVLLNSSHSGEHLARKIYSQKVKSGTKFTEYIKQEILEKDMGITDYTEDEVKQISLKSSQPEALLYFLNNMISFRAQIGWTTHGHSAVDVNIYAHTNSFPLLNKLKSRKAYDGLTGNHENIEIGAFMETVTGSNLNQITEMIKKTIHSPHHGKSDLSRDEFHANAIPSL; encoded by the coding sequence ATGACGAACCGAGGCGAGAGACTGGCTTTACTTGGAGGAGACTCCTTgatttacaacaacaagccTAAGTCAAACTTTAAAAAGAACATTTCCTATATTTTGAACGTGGTCACGATAATCACTATTGCAATATTATTATTCCGTCACCCATCAAAGTCAGAGAACAAGCCAAAAGTACCATCAGTTGATCCTCATGGTAAAAAGAATATCATTATGATGGTTACCGACGGAATGGGACCAGCAAGTTTATCAGCAGCAAGATCTTTCCGCCAACTTAGAGATAAATTACctattgatgatgtattAGTTATTGACAAGTACCTCATTGGATCGTCAAGGACTAGATCGTCGAGCTCTTTGATAACTGATTCTGCAGCAGGTGCTACTGCCTTTTCATGTGGACTCAAATCATACAATGGAGCCATTGGTGTTGACTCAGAGAAAACACCATGTGGTACGATTTTAGAAGCGTTGAAGTTACAAGGTTATATGACGGGTTTGGTGGTAACTACTAGGATAACCGATGCCACGCCTGCCGCATTCAGCTCACATGTTGACTACCGTTTCCAAGAAGATTTAATTGCTCAACACCAACTAGGTGAATATCCATTCGGTCGTGctgttgatttgattttagGTGGTGGAAGATGTCATTTCGTCCCTACTGCCAATGGTGGATGTAGGGCTGACAAAAGAGATTTAATTAAAGAAGCAGTAAACAATGGATGGTCATATGCTGGTGAtagaaaacaatttgatcaattgaatggtgGTAAGAATGTGAGCTTACCATTATTAGGATTATTGGCAAACCATGACATCCCTTACGACATTGATCGTAGCAGCAAAGAATTTCCATCTTTAGCAGAACAAGTCAAGGTCGCATTAACTGCATTGCAAGAGGCAACTAGGGACTCAGATCAAGGGttctttttgttggttgaaGGATCAAGAATTGACCATGCAGGCCATCATAATGATCCAGCAGCACAAGTTAGAGAAGTGTTGGCATATGACGATGCATTTAAAGAAGtgattgatttcattgacTCTACTGATGTGGAAACTGTTGCTATATCCACTAGTGATCACGAAACTGGTGGCTTGGTAACTGCTAGACAGGTGACAGAATCGTACCCAGATTATTTATGGTACCCACAAGTATTGTTAAACAGTAGTCATTCAGGAGAGCATTTGGCAAGAAAGATCTACAGTCAAAAAGTCAAGTCTGGTACCAAGTTCACTGAAtacatcaaacaagaaattttggaaaaagataTGGGTATTACTGATTACACTGAGGATGAAGTTAAACAGATTTCCTTAAAATCGTCTCAACCGGAAGCattattatattttttAAATAATATGATTTCATTTAGAGCTCAAATTGGTTGGACAACCCATGGTCATTCAGCGGTTGATGTCAATATTTATGCACATACAAACTCATTTCCACTTTTaaataaattaaaatcaagaaaagcATATGATGGATTAACTGGTAACcatgaaaatattgaaattggtgcaTTTATGGAAACTGTAACtggatcaaatttgaatcaaattacCGAAATGATTAAAAAGACAATTCATTCTCCTCATCATGGCAAGAGTGATTTGTCACGTGATGAATTTCATGCTAATGCCATTCCTTCGTTATAG
- a CDS encoding Cog5 protein (S. cerevisiae homolog COG5 has role intra-Golgi vesicle-mediated transport and localizes to Golgi complex), whose amino-acid sequence MTSNGFQPSELEDFEAYLEPDFDAINFANSLLISTNGHDNNVLDLQTPLKKLKYDLLELDKRMKLISSNNYESLTSNFTQTEQYKTILQDRINPQLITINKPFDKIKKEVIEPYEDAVRLNDALKNIHQTLELLRTSSFFIFIIQQLEELQGPAGGGDGDVVRASRLYSQLMNLYQSVTSSNGSIKSDYGNNVMSIKLIRDYRATAITRRQNLIHECSMVINNETNRSSSLNLKNLKLYHNLQALFILDPAEFYQIFDKSIIQQQVSTSGNQLSKALQSPRNFTAIMTEIQQGNTVYFDKLDEVLTKWSLPHDYSNKPDESLLSFVLSSYRAVSLRLIFWQKLAQQLKRNIVATMARGGPIAKNLKVYSQGLKTSVEDNFIDVEIKQGILDALSMIDYK is encoded by the coding sequence ATGACTTCTAACGGATTTCAACCGAGTGAACTAGAGGATTTCGAAGCATACCTCGAACCTGATTTCGATGCTATAAATTTCGCCAATTCATTACTTATATCTACTAACGGGCACGACAACAATGTACTAGATTTACAAACACCCTTGAAAAAGCTCAAGTACGATTTACTTGAGCTCGACAAACggatgaagttgatttcttcaaacaattATGAGTCGTTGACTTCCAACTTCACTCAAACTGAACAATACAAGACAATTTTACAGGACCGAATCAATCCTCAACTTATTACCATAAACAAACCGTTTgacaaaattaaaaaagaaGTGATTGAACCATATGAAGATGCAGTACGATTAAATGATGCGTTAAAGAACATACATCAAACTTTGGAATTGTTACGAACAAGCTCATTTTTCATATTCATtatacaacaattggaagaattgcAGGGGCCCgctggtggtggtgatggtgatgtgGTACGAGCCAGTCGATTATATTcccaattgatgaatttgtatCAGTCAGTTACATCTTCCAATGGAAGTATCAAATCTGACTACGGAAATAATGTAATGTCAATTAAATTAATTCGAGATTATCGAGCTACTGCAATAACTAGAAGACAAAATTTAATTCATGAATGTTCAATGgtgatcaacaatgaaaccAATCGATCGAGTTCattaaatttgaaaaatttaaaacTATATCATAATCTACAAGCATTGTTTATTCTTGATCCCGCtgaattttatcaaatttttgacaaatcaattatacaacaacaagtttcAACTAGTGGTAATCAATTATCAAAAGCATTACAATCACCTAGAAACTTTACTGCCATAATGACCGAAATTCAACAAGGAAATACAGTATATTTCGATAAACTCGATGAAGTGTTGACAAAATGGAGTTTGCCTCATGATTATAGTAATAAGCCTGATGAAAGTTTGTTACTGTTTGTGCTAAGCTCTTATAGAGCTGTCTCATTACGGTTAATCTTTTGGCAAAAGTTGGCACAGCAGTTGAAACGTAATATTGTCGCAACCATGGCTAGAGGAGGTCCAATTGCAAAGAATTTAAAGGTGTACAGTCAGGGTCTTAAAACTTCGGTTGAAGATAACTTCATTGATGtggaaatcaaacaaggtATATTGGATGCTTTATCGATGATTGACTACAAATAA